From Fusarium oxysporum f. sp. lycopersici 4287 chromosome 10, whole genome shotgun sequence:
tagttattatatctttttataattaagtgacatatattagtattattaatataaagaaatcttattaatagctagttAGCTAGGttttataaaagtgctaataaatgtGATTTATATAGTAGTGACAGTAGATGGTGATTAATAGTAATCGTGGTGGATTAGTACTAATTGCAACGGATTAGTTATATTTGTATAGTCTTGGTGCTGATCCGGTTCCATGCAGGATGCGATGATATGAGGAAAATGTGATATACACGTGACGGAACCGCTGGGGCCGTAACAGTTTCCTGAAGTTAGAAATAATATCAGCTCCAGCTTTCTAGCTGTCTTTTAGTTATATGTACTCACAGTTGAAACTTAGTCAGATCGGGCActctttgtcttcttgctcctcaatttcatcatcaaaaACACAAGAGCGTAGGAGGAGATGCAGAAGAGCGCAGTGATGCCAGTCTGACAAACCGTTAGTCCCATATCGATATCCGAGAAAGCTTCTCACTTACATCTCTCCAGCCATAGAATTCTTCTCGAAGATTGAAGGTCTTTGCATAGTCTGCTCCTGTTGAATAGGCACAGTAGTCGCAAGTCCCAGTGGCATTGGGATTCGCCACGTAACCGGCATTCGAACTTAGGAAGTCAGCCATGTACTCTCCGCAGGTCTGGCCGTCTGGAGCTTGGAAGGAAGTAAACTCCTCGGGACGACATTTGACTTCTACGTCCCAGATAATAGGGCCCATCAGGCCACCAAAGAGATAGTGGAATGGGTCAAGGTAGTAAAGCCAGTACTTCCAGAAGGCTTGCATCGCGCCGTACGGGACTACGACACCGCAGAACGAGATCATTCCAGCTCCGATGAGCAGCGGGTTCATAATCGCGGCAAAGTACTCGTTTGGTGCGTATGCAGCAATGGCCTGCCCAATGGAGGTATACAAGAACTCGTAGACTGTGGAGCCGAGTCAACACATGTAACTCTCACGACTCGGCAACTGTAGACTTACAGATCATCTGGAGATAAACATGTCCCGAGAATCTCGCCTCGACTGGGAAACCGGCAGTAAAGTACCAACAGGCAAAGTAGAGAGTCGCGCAAATGATCAAATATGGAATCTCAGCAACAGTCTGCGATCCGATAAAAGCAACCCAGTGATACGTTTTCGACTGGGTAGCGTTAGTGAGTGGTCAAGCCAAAAGGGTGTAGCAACCCACTTTCTTCTCTCGAGTCTCAAACAGATCTCGATTGTGCAAGAAATACGGCTGCATCTGGTTGATACAGCCTGGAGCCACAAAAATGAAGTTGAATATGGCGAAGAGTCTCAGCTGAAGGTCGAACGTGCCATCTCCAATCATCCAGAAAGTAAATCCGCTGAAGAGAGCAGCAAAAATGTGCAAGTTGATCTTGTTCCACACGTAGTCCTGCCATATGATTAATATGTCTTTGATAAGATTGTGGCTTACCGAGTACTTGCCGGAGATCGCCAGAGCTGAATCATCTGTCTGTTGAGGACAGTCTTCCACTGGAACCATTTAGATGTGGCGAAGCTGGCGGTGTCCTCCAGTTCGTCTTGAGTCCGTGACAGAGCTTCTTGGttcaacttctcaagcttctccaaagCTTTCTCGCGCTCGATAGATCGGTTCCATACATCGATCCAGTCAACGTCGACTTCGCCCTTACCCTGGATAACCTCAACGATGTGTTCGGCTGGATTCGCACCTTCTGGGCAAGGGGCACCATTCCTGGCAAAGTAGCTGAGAAGTGTCTTGGAATATTGTCCAGCTGAAGATTGTGAGAAAAATTGCATAAAGTCGTGAATTGAGACTTACTTTCGCCAAAGTACGCCATGCGCCCACCCCTGGCCAAGAGCAATAGAGAGTCAAACGCATCGAAGAGCACTGCGGAAGGTTGATGAATCGTACACAAGACAGCTTGGCCGCCGTCGACAAGACGTCGCATGAAACGAACGATATTGAAAGCAGACTGGCCGTCCAAAGCTTGACGTAGGCTCATCAAGGAAAAGTAAAGTCGGCTTGGCGACCAACTCGACACCAAGCGTGACGCGCTTACGCTGCTCGATGCTAAGGCCGGCGCCAGGGGCTGGTTCCTCAATCAGTGCTGCAACTAAGCCGGAGGGGATAGGCAATACTCACTTCCAATAAGGGCATCACAGATATCCTGGAGCTCCAACAGTTCGATGATGTGGTCAACATACGCAAGTTTCTCCTTGTGCGGAATATCTCTCGGTTGCCGCAAGACagctgagaagatgagagCTTCTTTAACTGTTGAAGTAGCCTCATGAACGTCCATTTGTTCGCAATAGCCAGTCATTCTCTGGAAGGAAATCCCTTGAGGCTTTCCATCGATGAGAATTGAACCGCGGATTTCTCCTGCATCTTTGCGTTGAGCGAGGACATCTAGGAGGCTGTTCAAGGAAGTTGATTAGCGAGCGAATAGGGTGTGGCCAGAGATTGCCCTACGTCGTCTTCCCTGCACCAGAGCAGCCCATCAAAGCAACAAGGTTTCCCGGCTGGACAAATCCAAACACCTGATTCAGAAGCTGCTTCTGCGCACCCTGATACTGAACAAAGTAGTCCAGGTTATGCCAAGAAAAGGTTGATTGTCGCGCATATTGAGAAGGCATTTGCAGACGCCGTTCCGTGTTCCAACCGGCTTCCTTTTCGGGGTCCGAACTCTTCTTGGTCCGTAGCCCTCTCTTGTAAAGCAGAACAGACGATCCTCCGTGGCTGTTCCGTAGCTCAAAGCCAAGTGCCGTAAGACCGATGAGGAAAATCCAAAAGCCAATCACGACACCGAATCCACGCCAGGTATGTCCAACTGCATAGTCGTACTGCTGTTGAACGTATGCGACACCATCAATCATGCCAGACCCATCGCTACCGGCAACAGTGCAGCCTCTCAAGTCCCGATTCTGACTGTCGTACCCAGCACCAAAGGGGATATACTGTGGAGCGATACACTCGAGCTTGAGGCCCTGGAATTCGTTCGTCATCAAGGACTCGAATGCGTAGGCAGCTGGGTTGAGATAGAAAATCCAGCGGAACCAGGGATGCATCTTGCCGAATGGGATCAGATAACCTTGGGTAGCCGTTAGAATCGAGGAgtcaacaaacaaacaagatTAGGGACATGAGAGATACCTGCGTAGACGAAGAGTATCGTGGAAAATAATCCGGAGATGTAGCTCGCAAGACCGAAATGGTTGAACATGGCTCCGACCGCACGGAACAACTGGAGGAAACAGAGAGTGCTTGCGTTCACTACAATCCAGCAAGTGAAGAACTTGCCCGCGTCGACTTGAAGCCCACTCATGAAGTAGAGAATCAACGTGAAGCACGTAACCTGTAGCATAACAATAGGGATATCTGTGATGGCGTTGGCGATACAACAGGCCGTGGGTCGATAGAACCCAAATCGCTTGTGGCGCACCAGGATAGGGCGGCCCATGAACGAGGCTGTCGTCTCTGACATAGTCTCCAATAAGAAGTAGAGGatggggaagaagagagcaCCGGGCCGTAGAAAGATGGACTCGCTCGTCAGCGGGAGATTGTAGAACAAGCTGCCGCAGACGAGAGCTTGGATGATGGCGGAAACGACCTTGATCACAAGAGACATGCGGTCGCCCATCATGGTTTGCCATTGGCTGCAAGGCTCAGCACTCTTCGAATTACTAAGATGAAAAGGAGACGTACCGTTGGGTGCAGTTGATGATTTGCTCGCGAAGGCCGGCAGTATAAACACCTCTCTTGCCAAGTCTCCATTTCCGCTGTCGCTTCTCTCGCTCAActgccatcttcaaatctTCAACTTGATCGCCTAAGTTCTCTGGTTGTTGAGTGAGCTGTCTCATCAGGCGACAAATTTCACTTCTCTTGTAGACAACCTCAAACTCTTCAGGGGTATTCGGAACCCAAGTTTCAAATCCGGGAGCAATCTCTCTCTCCGTGTTGACGGTAACAGATGTGAGGAAGTCGGCAATGTTGGCGCCACGAGGACAAACGAAGCCCATGTCCTCGAAGTACGACTTGGCGGCGGTGCGGAGGCCGTAGTAGATGACACGTCCTTCGGCCAGCACAATAACCTTGTCAAAGGCATCAAAGATGCCGTTTCCGGCTTGATAGGTTGTTAAAACCACAGACTTGCCGTTTGTATTGACATCTCGTCGCAAAGTCTCCACAAACTCCAGAGCCGTCTTGGAATCGAGGCCTCGAGTTGGCTGATCCCAGAACTGCAAGGGACTCTACGATGAACATCAGTATCAACTCTATCCTTCAGAATTTGCATGTACACACCTGGGTGGCCATCACTTCAGCTAGGGAtactctcttcctctctccgCCAGATACACCACGGATGAACTCATTGCCGACGAGTGTATTTTGCGTGTGGCCAATGCCTAGAGAGTCAAGTATCTTGTTTCGCATGTCCTGGACGAAATCGCCCTTCTTTCCGACATGTTCAGGTCTCTCTCGAGGCATTTTGTTCTGGAGAGCAAACTTCATGGTCTCGTTGACGGTCAGAGTTGGGAAGTGGATGTCATCTAACAAGCTTGTCAGCAACATTCAGGTCTTGAACAGGGACAAGGCTTCCGAACCTTCAGTGTTGAAAACGATCTGCTGTCGAAAGTTCCTTGCTTGAATATGATTCATGCTTCCGTATCTCGTCTCGCCCTCAACCTCTTGGAAGGCCTCTCGTTCGTTAGAAAGCACCCGAAGTAGGGATGTGCAACCTGAGCCTGGTCGACCAAGCACCAGAAGCTGATTGAATTGTATGAGCAAGATTCGCGAATTTGGATGGGGACATATTCACCATTTCGCCAGGGTTCACTTGACCAGAAACATCATGTAGGATAGTCTAGCAGGTTAGCAAATGACACCAAGTTAGTGTGGTCGATTGAGAACTGCTTACTCTCTTCGGCCTATGTGTTCTCTTGAACAAACCACCCAATTGACGAGGATCAACCCAGGACCAAAGAGTCTCACCCAATGCTTCATCAGGAGCCGTAACGCGTACGATAACATTTTGAAACGTTAATGTTAAGCGTTTCTGAATGAAATCCTTGCCTCTCTCCTCGTCAACGTTCTCGACGTCTACATTAGTATCACTCGAGGTTCCAGAGGGAGCTTCCTGGTTATGAACGAAGGACTGATTCGGGCTGTCGGGGCGAGTGCCATTATTGTTCGGAGTATCTGCCATGTTGACCGTTGCTCTGCTTGAAGGCCACTGTCGTTCTGCGGTCAATTGTATCTTCTGTCGTGATATTTTGAGCGGTCTAGATCACCATTAAGCTCCTTGAGGTTTGAATGCAAAGAAATCCATCCTTATTCAATTCTAGATTCCatgatatatattatttttaagcCCGTTAACAATTAGCCTCCATCCCTGCAAATCCATTTTTCCATGCCTCCGCATTTCCGTGTTACCGTATTTCCAGAAGAACCAGAACTACCAAGCCACGGCCCCATATTTCAGTGTTACCGTATTTCCAGAAGAACCGGAATGCTATCAAGCCACGACCCCATCGAGTCTCCACGACCGACCTGTAGCAACCACCCTTTACacgtaaaaaaaaaacaattTAGGACAGAAGTTTTACAAGGTCCGTCATCTCCCGACTAATCCCGGAACGGATGTGTTATCCTGTCTTTATTTTTAAGTCCGGACGGTCTGTGATCCGAAGCAACGAGACCGACAGCCCCACCGTGATCGGGAACAAGATCCGCCTGCCGGAATTAGGGAGCAAAATTGAAGGCGTTAGTCCGATCAAGAGATAAGAAAGCTTCCATGTTCATGGTGCCAAAGGCGATGTCCCAACCGACGTCGGCAGCTGTGAAATCTGCCAGTTCTTCCGATCCTACACCAAAGAGAGAGGCTCCATTCGGCTGCCCAGTGACATCAAAAGCCGAACGGCATTGAAGGAAAAGTGAATGTCGGCTCCTCTCTGATCCCGCTAGCGTGCGGCATGAATGGGGAGCCTGGCAATGTAGAGTCTGAGGGTTGTTGAGCCTGAGCTTGCCGCACATCCGGATCCACATCGTGCTTCAGCTCGAAAGACGGAAATACGGAGCGAACCATTTGCTCGATTGACGCAATTGTAGTTGGTAGCTGGCCAGCATTGGCCCCAGCCTTAGTAACCATGGAACGAAGGCATCTCAGGCCGGAGTGGATCCAAGGGAGGTTGCGGTGAgccgtcttcgtcttctcctGCAGCATGTCAAAGGCCAAAGCGTAGCATGCACCTTCGATAAAAAAGCCATGGTATTTGATATCCTAATACCCGTTAGATGTTACGTCCTGGCAAGGTAATGTAGACCTTACGCGGCAAAGAATGTTTGTAGCGCAAGAGGCTGTCAAGAATCCAATGGAATTTCTTGCCGCCTCGAGGCAGTATTCACAGGCGTTGTCAAGCCAGCGTGGAGGCGTGTGTAAGCTCTCCGCAGAGGTGTTTTCGGAAGATGAATTCTCTTGCTTCAACTTCGCTCGGAGGATCAAGAATGGGCGGAACGTCAACAAAAGAGTGTGGTGATACACTAGGAAATTAGCTACCAGGTTGACGGTTCAGCGATCAGGGTAACTCACTCGTAGACACCATGGCTTGACAAACTCCACGTTCTCCGGTGCTCGGGTCTCCTACAAGGCAAAACTTCATGTCTTTGAGCTGCTGTTCTGCGAAACAGTGAAGCTCTCGGCGGATTTCTATGGCTGCATTCCAAACTGGCAATAAAGAGTCATGCCGCGGGCTGTAGATGCGCTTGGCGCATTTATCCATGATCCTGGATAGCGTGGCCAAAGAGACCAAGAGCTGATGATCTCCCGGGACAGGCATGCTCTGACCTAGATCGGGAACCGAGCTGGGGCGACCGACAACAAAGCAATTCCACCTATTCTCCGGTCAGTAACCCCGGGTCTGAGTTGGTTTTCTCGCGTGAAGTTTTGGCGTACGTTTCCCAGAAGAATAAACTCCAATACATGATCCTCCGTTGGTCGACAGCCTCTTGTGTTTCCCCAGGTCGCATACATGCGTCTTTATGaaggccagcagcaacagctgTTCTTACTGCAGTTCCGACGTGGAGGAAACTTGAGTTTGGCCGCGCTCTTTCAGACTGGAAATGACCGTGAGGGTATGTCAGCACAAAGCCCAGAAACTAGAAGAAGTGAGACTTATCATCATAAGGTGTATTTGAACAACTTGTGTGTTGACAACCTCATCCAGCTTAGCAGCGCCTTGCTTCGCTTTCTGAAATAAGAACTCCGCAATCGCTTCCTCCCCAGCCATTGAAGCCCCGAGGCCCACACccagcatgatgatgatggtttcTGGACAATCAAAATCAAGGATGGGTCGTTTGAAGAGAGCGTCTAGGCGGCGGCGGTAAGTCTCCTTGCTCATCACAGGTAAGCCGTGCCAGTAAGTGAGAAGGTATCTGTCGAGTAACCTCTTTGCTGTTTCTGGGTCGATAAGCATGGCTGAGTAGTCCTCGGAGACTGATGTTGGCCGCTGGTTGTCTGCCAGGTCACCAAAGAACAACCTTCGATCTCTGAACAGATCCAGGCCAGGACCAACTTCTTCGACACCTTCGCGAGACGGGGCATTGGGACGAGTTCCTTCAATCTGGTGATATATCAAGTTGAGTAAAGCGAAGTTTGACGAGGGCCCATAATAAAGCTGAAGTAGACATGAAGGCGATGCTCGGTGAGTGGCGGCGACGCTATTGTTGTTGATACTGCGTTCGCTCGCAAACGCCGAAGGAGCTGGTGACGCAGACACGGCGACGTCTACATTAGGAGTCAGAGGTACGTTTGAGCCCTCATCGGATGGCTCAATCGAGGGCGCTTCGAAGGTATCGTGTGACCCGATTGCCTCAGATGCGGCTGTTCGCGGCTTGATCTTGCGCGGGCGATTGCGAGCCTTCTCGCGGTATACGCAGCCGAGGCTTCTCAGCCTGCAATTCTGGCAAGGCATTACGCCATTGCACCTGATCTTTTTGACGCGGCATTCCTGGCACGCCTTAGAGATTCTCCATTTTGTCGCGTTCATGGTTGTTCAATGTGTCTTGGTTAGAATGCGAGCTGATTGCACAGCAATCAAGTGATTGATCGGCGCGCTCTTTAGCCCTCCCACTGTATGCTTCAAGACAAATACGAGCTGGAGTCGGAGAAGGCTGGGTTAGTTAATGAGAATTCAGGTGCTTGTAATCGCGCCCGGTATTATTCCATCCGGATGATAGAAACGATACTTTGGTACTGCTCTCTATACTACTCAATTAAGTACTGGTAGCCTGTGATAATGCGCCTACAAGAGAGAGAACCAATTCAGTACAATTTAGTCAGAGATACCAAGGCGAAAATAGGGAGAGCAGTCAACAATCACCACCAGTACAGAGAATGAGCATTGAGGGTTAAGACCGACCAGGACGAATATTGCACGCGTGGGTTATCGAGACAAACGTCCCGATACTGCACAAATCCACGTCGCAGTCAGCGTTAACCCTAAACTAGTTAGGAAAGGTATTTTGCGAGTGTCGCGGGGCCGTCTCGCCACTTGTTGGTGTTCACGGTCTTACGTGGCGGGGCTGGGTATGATGGCGGGGACGAAGTATAGGGAAGAAAACGATAGTGCCCCGCAACGGCACCCCAGCCTAACCTACCTAACCCCCTATTGGTTTGTGGGGCACGAGGACCCTTGCAGGACATAAAAAGAATCATATGGCTGGTCAGTCCTCAGGGTCTTTGATTGTCGTTAATCGCCCCCCGAAACAGTATCGGCATCAGCGAAAATGGAGCGAGCAGAAAGCATTCCGAACCTCACGCCCGTGGGAAGGGAGGCCGAGGTCGACCTTGTGCCCGGCACCGAAGTCATGACGGAGATTGGGGGAGCGAGGTTTTACCACAATGAAGACAATCCAGATTCGGTCGTCTTGATTCCGCAACCGACCGACGATCCACATGACCCACTGGTTAGCATAACCCCGTTTTGGTGTTTCTTCACAGCTCCAAAGCCCCACCCCTGCCTTGAGATTCCTGCCAGAGGTTCATGTACACCAAGTATTTTGGTCTCTGAGTAAATATCAACCAATTGATAAAGCTAACTTATATCTTCAGAACTGGAGCATGTTCTGGAAAACCTTGGTCATTGTTAACCAAGGTATCTTCGTGATCGCAAGCGTTATTCCGGCTCTGTCTATAGCACCTTTAACTCCAGTTTTCATGCAGCAATGGGAAAGGTCATTGACTGACGTCGCTTTGTTGGTGAGATAACCATATTCTCTTGACCCTGTGTTATTGTTACACCCTTGAGTCGTTTCGACTGCCTGGCTGCGTCTTGGCCAGTTgatgttggaaaatccgggaatccccttcccttcaggattcagactgttagtctgaaagtcctagatttaaagttcaaagtcctagatacaatcatctagagatataaacccgagAATAACTCTCAGCTCAATAATGAACAACCAAGTTTCATAAAAATAcattttcacccagcactactgcgcaatataaacaacagGTTATGAGCCCGGGTTAGCAAACACCGGGTTTCTCTTCTGAATCAAAGAACCAAACTTTAACTTCAACTCAAGATGACGTCACGACGAGCCCCACCTTCCACCATGCGAACTCGCAACACAATCAGAGTATCGCCTGCATCCGAATCGTCGCAACCTGGTGCTTCAGGTCAAGACCACACACCATCCTCAATGTATGACAGTACCACGGTCATCTCTGAAAAGAATACTCTTTTCCTTCCGCAAGAGCTCAAGCTAGGCGGCCCCTCCAATTGGGAGCAATATTGCCCAGCTCAGAAGGCCATTCTTCGGATCAATGGCCTCGAAGATGCTGTCTTTGGTGATTACCCTCCCGAGGAACAGCAGACTATGGATCAAAAGATCAGGGCGGCAAAAGCTGCCGTCTCCATCCGAGGTAACTGCACTGGAGAAGCACTCAGTCAACTAGTCGGGATTGAGAATCCCCAGGAGATGTTCAACCTTCTCCAGGCCTATTGTATTGGCACGGGCCCAGTTCTTCTGCAGACAACACTTTACCAGTTCATCCGGATCAAAACAAGCTCTTACGAGACAATTCCACAATTTAATGTCGACTTTGAACGACTCGTCAAACTTCTCCTCGAGCAGAAAGAACCAATCTCAGATACCCTCAAAAAGGTTGTTTATCTGACTGCCTGCGAGAACGAGTACCCTGACTGGACTGCCAGACAGCGCGCTCTCCTACGCTCGGAGCATCCGCCAACACTACGATCAATGCAGCAAGATCTCATTGATGAAAACAGGTCatcagatgatgatgacagtCATGGTACTGCCTCCACGTACTGGGCTCACAGTAAAAAGACTGGAAGGAAGGGCCCGGCCGCAAGAAAGCAAGAGGCAAGTGGCCGGAGGAGAGGATCTTCAAAGAACCAGCGAGCCGCGAACAAGTCTAGCCAGGAAACCAATCATCGAGTCGGCAAGAACAAGGAACATACCTGCACGAACTGCAAGAAGAGAGGACATCATGAAAATGATTGTTGGTTCGCCCATAAGGATAAGCGACCCGACTGGGCAGTCCGTCTCGCCAAGGAACTCATGGAGCATGATCTTCAACGCGACAGCACCAAGAATCTCCATATCAAGGAATCAAATCACATGACAGTTGAGCGATCTTTTCTGATTCTTGAAGACAGCGTCTCAGACGAGCTACCTATGGACAATACAGAGACGTGTAAAGTCTCCCTTGATAACATCTCTTCAACCGCAGAATGGCTGTTCGACACAGGTTCATCAGTCCACATCTGCAACGACCAAAGCCTATTCACAGAACTGCAGCCTGCAACCCGAACGGTCCTCGTTACGGGCGGTGGGAAGGTGTACCCATTCGGTAAGGGGACAGTCAAAATTTGCTTCATAAACAAATGGGGTGAGCAGGTCACAATTAACCTCAAAGACACGCTGTTCATCCCTGAGTTTCCGGTAAATGTCATGTCAGGACTCAGGCTATACAAGAACGGCGGCTGGATAGACGGGAACGACATGTACGACCCAACAGGAGATGTCTTTGGTCTCCTCCGCATAGGAAGGGACGGTCTGTACGTGAACACTGAGGTCGGAAAGACTACTGTTTCAAACCAGGCCGTCTCGGAACTCCAGCCAGAACCATGCAATCATCACACTGCTTCATCAAACCAATGCCTGAATGTCGACCTTTGGCACCGAAGACTCGGCCATGTTAACGCATATCAGGTGTCACAGACTGCCAAAATGACCAGAGGAATGTACTGTGACGGCCACCACGACCATCAGCCTTTCAATTACTGCCTCGCCTGCGACATCGCAAAGGCCCTACGATGGACTCCGCGAAATAAACGGAAACGAGCCTCCAGGGCCGGGTTCATTCATGTTGACACCTTCAAAGTCAATCCACCGGGCATTAGAGGCGAACGATGGGGAATGATTGCCACAGATGACAGGCATAGAATGAGATGGGCCTACACGTTCACGAGGAAGGGGATGGCTTCGGAACTTCTAGGCCAGCTCATCTCCAAGATACGAACTCAGTATGGCATCCGAGTGTACGCAATCCAAATGGATGGCGGCTCTGAGCTCTATGGTGCGTCTCTCAAAAACCTCGAGTACACTCACGgcgtcaagatcatcaagacgACACCATATACTCCTGAATTTAACGGAGTTGCTGAGCGCTCTAACCgcatcatctttgacaaAGTCAGAGCAACCATGGAATCGGAAAGAATCCCGATAGAGCTCTGGCCATTGGTCCTGGAAGATATGGTGCGCAAGACAAACGTGACAGCCACCAGGGCAATTGATGGCCTCACTCCCATGGAAAGCTTTCTCAACGAGGCCTTCCCCGGACAAGACAACAAGCCGGATCTGTCCGGAGAACGAATCTGCGGCTCACAAGTCACGATACACATACCGCAGGAACGAAGATTGAGATCACACAAGTTTGGCCCAAGAGGAGAGGCTGGAATCTACCTATGCATGGAAGGTTCACAGATCTACACCTGCTGGGTGCCCTCTCGCAGGAAGGGACATCAGATCGTCCGTTCTGCAAATGTACAATTCTACGAAAAGGTTGGGGAGACAGAACTCCTGACCGAAACTGAGCATGATGTTGAGCCGGAAATC
This genomic window contains:
- a CDS encoding ATPase; the encoded protein is MADTPNNNGTRPDSPNQSFVHNQEAPSGTSSDTNVDVENVDEERGKDFIQKRLTLTFQNVIVRVTAPDEALGETLWSWVDPRQLGGLFKRTHRPKRTILHDVSGQVNPGEMLLVLGRPGSGCTSLLRVLSNEREAFQEVEGETRYGSMNHIQARNFRQQIVFNTEDDIHFPTLTVNETMKFALQNKMPRERPEHVGKKGDFVQDMRNKILDSLGIGHTQNTLVGNEFIRGVSGGERKRVSLAEVMATQSPLQFWDQPTRGLDSKTALEFVETLRRDVNTNGKSVVLTTYQAGNGIFDAFDKVIVLAEGRVIYYGLRTAAKSYFEDMGFVCPRGANIADFLTSVTVNTEREIAPGFETWVPNTPEEFEVVYKRSEICRLMRQLTQQPENLGDQVEDLKMAVEREKRQRKWRLGKRGVYTAGLREQIINCTQRQWQTMMGDRMSLVIKVVSAIIQALVCGSLFYNLPLTSESIFLRPGALFFPILYFLLETMSETTASFMGRPILVRHKRFGFYRPTACCIANAITDIPIVMLQVTCFTLILYFMSGLQVDAGKFFTCWIVVNASTLCFLQLFRAVGAMFNHFGLASYISGLFSTILFVYAGYLIPFGKMHPWFRWIFYLNPAAYAFESLMTNEFQGLKLECIAPQYIPFGAGYDSQNRDLRGCTVAGSDGSGMIDGVAYVQQQYDYAVGHTWRGFGVVIGFWIFLIGLTALGFELRNSHGGSSVLLYKRGLRTKKSSDPEKEAGWNTERRLQMPSQYARQSTFSWHNLDYFVQYQGAQKQLLNQVFGFVQPGNLVALMGCSGAGKTTLLDVLAQRKDAGEIRGSILIDGKPQGISFQRMTGYCEQMDVHEATSTVKEALIFSAVLRQPRDIPHKEKLAYVDHIIELLELQDICDALIGTPGAGLSIEQPLDGQSAFNIVRFMRRLVDGGQAVLCTIHQPSAVLFDAFDSLLLLARGGRMAYFGETGQYSKTLLSYFARNGAPCPEGANPAEHIVEVIQGKGEVDVDWIDVWNRSIEREKALEKLEKLNQEALSRTQDELEDTASFATSKWFQWKTVLNRQMIQLWRSPANILIIWQDYVWNKINLHIFAALFSGFTFWMIGDGTFDLQLRLFAIFNFIFVAPGCINQMQPYFLHNRDLFETREKKSKTYHWVAFIGSQTVAEIPYLIICATLYFACWYFTAGFPVEARFSGHVYLQMIFYEFLYTSIGQAIAAYAPNEYFAAIMNPLLIGAGMISFCGVVVPYGAMQAFWKYWLYYLDPFHYLFGGLMGPIIWDVEVKCRPEEFTSFQAPDGQTCGEYMADFLSSNAGYVANPNATGTCDYCAYSTGADYAKTFNLREEFYGWRDTGITALFCISSYALVFLMMKLRSKKTKSARSD
- a CDS encoding hypothetical protein (At least one base has a quality score < 10) — its product is MNATKWRISKACQECRVKKIRCNGVMPCQNCRLRSLGCVYREKARNRPRKIKPRTAASEAIGSHDTFEAPSIEPSDEGSNVPLTPNVDVAVSASPAPSAFASERSINNNSVAATHRASPSCLLQLYYGPSSNFALLNLIYHQIEGTRPNAPSREGVEEVGPGLDLFRDRRLFFGDLADNQRPTSVSEDYSAMLIDPETAKRLLDRYLLTYWHGLPVMSKETYRRRLDALFKRPILDFDCPETIIIMLGVGLGASMAGEEAIAEFLFQKAKQGAAKLDEFLGFVLTYPHGHFQSERARPNSSFLHVGTAVRTAVAAGLHKDACMRPGETQEAVDQRRIMYWSLFFWETWNCFVVGRPSSVPDLGQSMPVPGDHQLLVSLATLSRIMDKCAKRIYSPRHDSLLPVWNAAIEIRRELHCFAEQQLKDMKFCLVGDPSTGERGVCQAMVSTMYHHTLLLTFRPFLILRAKLKQENSSSENTSAESLHTPPRWLDNACEYCLEAARNSIGFLTASCATNILCRDIKYHGFFIEGACYALAFDMLQEKTKTAHRNLPWIHSGLRCLRSMVTKAGANAGQLPTTIASIEQMVRSVFPSFELKHDVDPDVRQAQAQQPSDSTLPGSPFMPHASGIREEPTFTFPSMPFGF